The Suncus etruscus isolate mSunEtr1 chromosome 7, mSunEtr1.pri.cur, whole genome shotgun sequence genome includes a window with the following:
- the CCR1 gene encoding C-C chemokine receptor type 1, whose translation METTEAFNNSDLTPEYDYYGAAPCQKDDIRAFGAQLLPPLYSLVFVIGLIGNILVILVLTQYKKIKSMTSIYLLNLAISDLLFLFTLPFWIDYNLKNNWIFGNIMCKFLSGFYYLGLYSEIFFIILLTIDRYLAIVHAVFALRARTVTFGIITSIIIWTLAILASIPGFWFSKTQKEIDHFTCNLYFPFERQREWRQFQALKLNILGLVLPLLVMIICYTGIIKILLKRPNEKKAKAVRLIFAIMIIFFLFWTPYNLTVFISAFHDTLFTYDCEESKQVDLAMQVTEVIAYTHSCVNPVIYAFVGEKFRKFLRQLFHKHMPMHLTKWFPFLSITRLERTSSTTPSTAEHEISAGL comes from the coding sequence ATGGAAACTACAGAGGCCTTCAATAACTCTGATCTGACCCCAGAGTATGACTATTATGGTGCAGCCCCCTGCCAGAAGGATGATATAAGGGCCTTTGGGGCCCAGCTGCTGCCCCCTTTGTATTCCCTGGTATTTGTTATTGGCCTGATAGGCAACATCCTAGTGATTTTGGTCCTTACCCAATACAAGAAAATCAAAAGCATGACCAGCATATATCTCCTCAACCTGGCCATTTCTGACCTGCTCTTTCTTTTCACACTGCCCTTCTGGATTGATTACAATTTGAAGAATAATTGGATTTTCGGTAACATTATGTGTAAGTTCCTCTCGGGGTTTTATTACTTAGGCTTGTACAGCGAGATCTTTTTCATCATCTTGCTGACAATTGACAGGTACTTAGCTATTGTCCATGCTGTGTTTGCCCTGCGGGCCCGGACTGTCACCTTTGGTATCATCACCAGCATTATCATCTGGACCCTAGCTATCTTGGCTTCCATTCCAGGCTTCTGGTTTTCCAAGACCCAGAAGGAGATAGATCATTTCACCTGCAATCTGTATTTCCCTTTTGAAAGACAACGAGAGTGGAGACAGTTCCAGGCTCTGAAACTGAACATCTTGGGCTTGGTGCTGCCTCTGTTGGTCATGATTATTTGCTACACAGGGATTATAAAGATTCTGCTTAAACGGCCCAATGAGAAGAAGGCCAAAGCTGTCCGTTTGATTTTTGCCATCATgatcatcttctttctcttttggacGCCCTACAATCTGActgtatttatttctgctttccaCGACACCCTTTTCACCTATGACTGTGAGGAGAGCAAACAGGTAGACCTGGCCATGCAAGTGACAGAAGTGATTGCCTACACACACAGCTGTGTTAACCCTGTCATCTATGCTTTTGTTGGCGAGAAATTCCGGAAGTTTCTACGCCAGTTGTTCCACAAGCATATGCCTATGCATCTGACCAAATGGTTCCCCTTTCTCTCTATCACAAGACTGGAAAGGACCAGCTCCACAACCCCCTCTACAGCAGAACATGAAATCTCTGCTGGGTTATGA